In bacterium, a single window of DNA contains:
- a CDS encoding sulfatase-like hydrolase/transferase, translating to MYRFTLVLLLIPVLLNAAEKPDLLLITIDTLRADHLGSYGNQTIRTPNLDSLARKSLFFENAICPAPLTLPSHTSLMTGRYPIRHGIRDNAGVVDSKELTLAEILRAKGYHTYAFVGGFPLEHRFGLNQGFDVYDDLFPREKNRSLDFRSERGADAVVNAVLQTKIVRPFFLWVHFYDPHAPYLHNGYHGEIEFVDRQVGVLLRKFQQYQPVIAVAGDHGESLGEHGEWTHRIFVYDSTMKVPFWIQGPGITAERIKRQVRIIDFLPTILSILKVQAPSNLDGVLLPKNAGQSAFLESMFPQLELGWSGLLAIRNDEWKFIQAPKPELYDLRSDPGEKVNLYASKKDIAKKMQSQIPDMRRRDARATISPEMAEKLASLGYISGGSTNKTSTIDPKDRIAVWNQIEKAVDLEKTNSTESVAILEQAQKNDPDNPMILGFLAQKYAEANRLKEAKSILARVLKQDSKNSLALYRMARICLKTGEATEAKRWADILRKLEQSNADAWILLAHADVALGNLDRAAENLLTALKIDPRDDDLRIDLGNIYLQTEKAGSAREQFDFVLKSDPKNLQALNGVATCLFTQGDLTTSEAKLKTALLVDGSDPQTKMNLALLYSKQGKKSEAIALYREVQNSPTTPPDWKEQASRRLKDLQ from the coding sequence GTGTACCGGTTTACACTTGTTTTACTCCTCATTCCTGTTTTGTTGAATGCGGCTGAGAAGCCAGATTTACTTCTGATTACAATCGATACACTGCGGGCGGATCATCTGGGTTCCTACGGAAATCAGACCATCCGCACTCCGAATCTGGACTCCCTTGCGCGGAAAAGTCTGTTTTTCGAAAATGCAATTTGCCCGGCGCCGCTCACTTTGCCGTCCCATACATCTCTCATGACCGGACGATATCCTATTCGTCATGGAATTCGCGATAACGCCGGTGTTGTGGATTCGAAAGAGCTCACTCTCGCAGAGATTCTTCGCGCGAAAGGTTATCACACTTACGCATTTGTCGGTGGATTTCCGCTGGAGCATCGTTTCGGGTTGAACCAGGGATTCGATGTTTACGATGATCTTTTTCCGAGGGAGAAAAATCGCTCACTGGATTTTCGATCGGAGCGCGGCGCTGATGCGGTGGTAAACGCGGTTCTGCAAACGAAAATCGTACGCCCGTTTTTTTTATGGGTCCATTTTTATGATCCGCATGCACCCTATTTGCACAACGGTTACCACGGCGAAATTGAGTTTGTAGACCGGCAAGTCGGCGTTTTGCTGCGCAAATTCCAGCAATATCAGCCTGTGATTGCAGTGGCCGGTGATCACGGTGAGAGTCTGGGAGAGCATGGCGAGTGGACCCATCGAATCTTTGTGTATGACAGCACAATGAAGGTTCCTTTCTGGATTCAAGGTCCTGGAATTACTGCGGAAAGAATCAAACGACAGGTTCGCATAATCGATTTTCTTCCCACGATTCTCAGCATTCTAAAAGTGCAGGCCCCTTCCAATTTAGATGGCGTTTTGTTGCCGAAAAATGCGGGCCAATCGGCATTTCTGGAATCGATGTTTCCTCAGCTGGAGCTGGGATGGAGCGGGCTTTTGGCGATTCGTAATGATGAATGGAAGTTCATTCAGGCGCCAAAACCGGAGCTATACGATTTGCGCTCGGATCCGGGTGAGAAAGTGAATCTATATGCGAGCAAGAAGGATATTGCAAAAAAAATGCAATCGCAGATTCCGGACATGCGCAGGCGAGACGCCCGCGCTACTATCTCTCCTGAGATGGCAGAAAAACTCGCTTCACTTGGATACATTAGCGGAGGATCGACGAACAAGACCTCCACCATCGATCCCAAGGATCGGATAGCAGTCTGGAACCAGATAGAAAAGGCAGTGGATCTGGAAAAAACGAATTCCACGGAATCCGTTGCAATTTTGGAGCAGGCGCAAAAGAACGATCCGGATAATCCGATGATTCTTGGATTTCTGGCGCAGAAATACGCTGAAGCGAATCGATTGAAAGAAGCAAAAAGCATTTTAGCCAGAGTTCTTAAACAGGATTCGAAAAATTCGCTTGCACTTTACAGGATGGCGCGGATTTGCCTCAAAACAGGGGAGGCGACAGAAGCGAAGCGCTGGGCAGACATACTACGGAAACTGGAACAGAGTAACGCCGATGCGTGGATCCTTCTTGCGCACGCCGATGTTGCTCTTGGGAATCTGGATCGCGCCGCTGAAAATCTGTTGACCGCTTTGAAAATTGATCCACGAGACGACGATTTGCGGATCGATCTGGGGAACATTTACTTGCAGACGGAGAAAGCCGGGTCGGCGCGAGAACAATTCGACTTCGTTCTAAAATCGGATCCGAAGAATCTTCAAGCCCTCAACGGTGTGGCAACCTGTCTGTTTACACAGGGGGATTTGACTACGAGTGAGGCCAAACTGAAGACGGCATTGCTGGTTGACGGCTCTGATCCGCAAACCAAAATGAATCTGGCTCTACTGTATTCGAAGCAAGGGAAAAAGTCCGAGGCGATCGCCCTTTATCGGGAAGTGCAGAATTCGCCAACCACTCCTCCGGATTGGAAGGAACAAGCGTCGCGTCGTCTGAAAGACCTGCAATGA